In a single window of the Sediminicoccus sp. KRV36 genome:
- a CDS encoding phosphatidylserine decarboxylase, with translation MSLANSLSLVLAPPHPAGRPFIYAGAGVALLGGLILGSWLFWIGAFFTAFCLYFFRDPKRVPPARHDLVLAPADGKVVLVGPAIPPAELDMGSEPRWRVAIFLSVLDVHVNRSPVQGRVTRISYRHGKFMDASMEKASEENERNALRFELPDGRDLACVQIAGLVARRILCSAHEGDRLMAGERFGIIRFGSRTDVYLPPGVKPLVLVGQTMIGGESILAELA, from the coding sequence ATGTCTCTCGCGAACAGCCTCTCCCTCGTCCTCGCTCCGCCGCACCCGGCCGGGCGGCCCTTCATCTATGCCGGCGCCGGGGTGGCGCTGCTGGGGGGGCTGATCCTCGGCTCCTGGCTGTTCTGGATCGGCGCCTTCTTCACCGCCTTCTGCCTGTATTTCTTCCGCGATCCCAAGCGCGTCCCCCCAGCGCGGCATGACCTCGTGCTGGCCCCGGCGGATGGCAAGGTCGTCCTCGTCGGCCCCGCCATCCCACCGGCCGAACTGGACATGGGCAGCGAGCCGCGCTGGCGCGTCGCGATCTTCCTCTCGGTGCTGGATGTGCATGTGAATCGCAGCCCGGTGCAGGGCCGCGTGACGCGCATTTCCTACCGCCATGGCAAGTTCATGGATGCCAGCATGGAAAAGGCCTCCGAGGAGAATGAGCGCAATGCGCTGCGCTTCGAATTGCCCGATGGCCGGGACCTGGCCTGCGTGCAGATCGCGGGGCTGGTCGCGCGGCGCATCCTGTGTTCCGCGCATGAGGGCGACCGGCTCATGGCGGGCGAGCGCTTCGGCATCATCCGCTTCGGCAGCCGCACCGATGTCTACCTGCCGCCCGGTGTGAAGCCCCTGGTGCTGGTGGGCCAGACGATGATCGGCGGCGAATCCATCCTGGCGGAGCTTGCGTGA
- a CDS encoding phosphatidylcholine/phosphatidylserine synthase, translating to MSKPGLRGRLRRFNTPRQRPRYRGPSFNRLIPNLLTMMGLCAGLVAIRFGLEGRFAQAAAFIVAAGVIDGLDGRIARLLKGTSRFGAEFDSLSDFLCFGVAPGLILYLWTLQNAGPIGFIPCTMFAVCSALRLARFNAASIAEPGTIPQVKPAYAHAFFTGVPAPAGAGLALLPLFASLGFAEWGWDGLAQAARHPLFSAVMLFLVGGLMVSTVPSWSFKNFKVPAQMVLPLLLGTGGFIAFLVTEPWAALSLGGLMYFGMLYFSARSFTRLKREAEAMREAAAEPVAQPAA from the coding sequence GTGAGCAAGCCCGGGCTGCGCGGCCGGCTGCGCCGCTTCAACACGCCGCGGCAGCGGCCGCGCTATCGTGGCCCCTCCTTCAACCGGCTGATCCCGAACCTGCTGACCATGATGGGGCTTTGCGCCGGGCTGGTCGCCATTCGCTTCGGGCTGGAAGGGCGCTTCGCCCAGGCCGCCGCCTTCATCGTGGCGGCGGGGGTGATCGACGGGCTGGATGGGCGCATCGCCCGGCTGCTCAAGGGCACCTCGCGCTTCGGCGCGGAATTCGACAGCCTCAGTGATTTCCTGTGTTTCGGCGTGGCGCCGGGCCTGATCCTGTATCTCTGGACCCTGCAGAATGCGGGGCCGATCGGCTTCATCCCCTGCACCATGTTCGCCGTTTGCAGCGCGCTGCGCCTCGCGCGGTTCAACGCGGCCAGCATTGCCGAGCCGGGGACCATCCCCCAGGTCAAGCCGGCCTATGCCCATGCCTTCTTCACGGGCGTTCCCGCGCCGGCCGGGGCGGGGTTGGCGCTGTTGCCGCTCTTTGCCTCGCTCGGCTTCGCCGAATGGGGCTGGGACGGGCTCGCGCAGGCGGCGCGGCATCCGCTGTTCAGCGCCGTGATGCTGTTCCTGGTGGGCGGGCTGATGGTCAGCACCGTGCCCTCCTGGTCCTTCAAGAATTTCAAGGTGCCGGCCCAGATGGTGCTGCCGCTGTTGCTGGGCACCGGCGGCTTCATCGCCTTCCTGGTGACCGAGCCCTGGGCGGCGCTTTCGCTCGGCGGGCTGATGTATTTCGGCATGCTGTATTTCTCCGCGCGTTCCTTCACGCGGCTGAAGCGCGAGGCGGAAGCGATGCGGGAGGCCGCGGCGGAGCCCGTGGCCCAGCCCGCCGCGTGA
- a CDS encoding CaiB/BaiF CoA-transferase family protein, giving the protein MDMPATTGPVPIGAGNSTVPAGAGNATGPGALSGLRVVDLTRVLGGPYCTMILSDHGAEVIKLEPPQGDEVRDWGPPFNADGDASYFVGVNRNKRSVGLDLSKPEGREVLMRLLEGADILVENFKPGSMEKWGLGYEEVLSKRFPRLIHCRVSGFGGTGPLGGFPGYDAILQAMVGLMSINGTENSGPTRLGTPIVDIATGLFSAIAILMAVVEREKSGQGQYCDMTLHDCGMALLHPHAANYFLNGKRPVATGNPHPNLAPYAKFTTKTCEIFVGCGNDPTFRKFSEFLGLPELWQDPRFKTNGQRVINKAALTEILDARFAGEDGHDLCQRMLSAGLPAGPVLGVDEAMAAAHTAHRQMVTEKDGFVGLGTPIKLSRTPGGTRAAPPRFGQHTQEVLAKLGFSGEEIAKLHEAGVLVEKRRK; this is encoded by the coding sequence CGACCGGCCCTGGCGCGCTCTCCGGCCTGCGCGTCGTGGACCTCACCCGCGTGCTGGGCGGCCCCTATTGCACCATGATCCTGAGCGACCACGGGGCTGAGGTCATCAAGCTCGAACCGCCCCAGGGCGATGAGGTGCGCGACTGGGGCCCCCCCTTCAACGCCGATGGCGATGCCAGCTATTTCGTCGGCGTGAACCGCAACAAGCGGAGCGTCGGCCTTGATCTCAGCAAGCCCGAGGGGCGCGAGGTGCTGATGCGCCTGCTCGAAGGCGCCGATATCCTGGTCGAGAATTTCAAGCCGGGCAGCATGGAGAAATGGGGCCTGGGTTATGAGGAGGTTCTCTCCAAGCGCTTCCCGCGCCTGATCCATTGCCGCGTCTCGGGCTTTGGCGGCACCGGGCCGCTCGGCGGCTTCCCGGGCTATGACGCCATCCTGCAGGCCATGGTGGGCCTGATGTCCATCAACGGCACCGAAAATTCCGGGCCGACGCGCCTGGGCACCCCCATCGTGGATATCGCGACCGGGCTGTTCAGCGCCATAGCCATCCTGATGGCCGTGGTCGAGCGCGAGAAATCCGGCCAGGGGCAATATTGTGACATGACGCTGCATGATTGCGGCATGGCGCTGCTGCACCCGCATGCCGCCAATTACTTCCTGAACGGCAAGCGGCCCGTCGCCACCGGCAACCCGCACCCAAACCTGGCGCCCTATGCCAAGTTCACGACGAAGACCTGCGAGATTTTCGTGGGCTGCGGCAATGACCCGACCTTCCGGAAATTCTCGGAGTTCCTGGGCCTGCCGGAGCTTTGGCAGGATCCGCGCTTCAAGACCAATGGCCAGCGCGTCATCAACAAGGCGGCGCTGACCGAAATCCTGGATGCGCGCTTCGCCGGCGAGGATGGGCATGATCTCTGCCAGCGCATGCTCTCGGCCGGCCTGCCCGCCGGGCCGGTGCTGGGCGTGGATGAGGCGATGGCCGCCGCCCATACCGCGCACCGCCAGATGGTGACGGAAAAGGATGGCTTCGTCGGCCTCGGCACGCCCATCAAGCTGAGCCGGACGCCCGGCGGCACCCGCGCCGCCCCGCCCCGCTTCGGCCAGCACACGCAGGAGGTTCTGGCGAAGCTCGGCTTCTCCGGTGAGGAGATCGCCAAGCTGCACGAGGCCGGGGTGCTGGTGGAAAAGCGCCGCAAGTGA